Within Bradymonas sediminis, the genomic segment CGCCTCGGGTTTGCCTTCGGCGATGAGCTCGAGCGCGCGCGCCCGAAAATAGGCCATGCGCCCGCGGGTGTAGAGGTCGTCTTCGCCCGTCTCGCTGAGCCCGTCGATATAGTCGACCGCTTTTTTATAGTCTTTTTGGGCGAACAGTTCGCGCACCAGGAGCCAGCGCGCGTCCTTGGCCATATCGCCTTTGGGATAACGGTCGACCTGGGATTGCAGCATCTGGCGCGCCGCCTCCAGCTTGCCCTGCTCGCGAAGGATCCTCGCCGAAAAATACATCGCGTCGTCGGCGAATGAATGCTTCGAATAATCCTTGGCGATGCGGGCGAACCAGTCGAGCGCCTTGTCTTGCTGGCCCGAATTCCAAAAACCCTTGCCGCCGACGTAGAGAGCCCTGAGCGCGTAGGAGGTGTCCGCACATTCGTCCAGAATTCGCGTATACCATTGGGAACCATCCCGGTGGTGGCGCAACTTGGTGTGGCTCTGGGCGACCAGGTAGAGCGCCTCGCAGCGCTGCTCGAGCGCCTTGCCCGATTTGCCCTTTAATTGAGCGAGGGCCGGCGAAACCTCGGCGATGACCTCCTCGCTGCGATGGCTGTCAAAGAGCGCGCGCCAGCGCGAAAAGCGCCGCTCCAGGGTAGGAGTGGCGATCTTCTTTTGGAGCCCGGGGCTGAGCTGCCTTCGCAGGGATTTAAGACGCGCAGTGGCCGTGCTCGCCGATGAGTTCAGCGGGTGCTTTTCCAGGATCTCAAGATAGGCTTCGCCCGCGCGCTCCCACTTTTGCGACTTCTCCAAGGATTGCGCGAGCAGCAGGCGCCCTGACTCGGCCGAGCGCCCGTTCGGGTATTTCTTCAGGTAGATTTCGAGGGTCTTAATCGCGCGCGCGAGGTCGGCGTCGGTGTCGGATTTGGCCAGGGCATCGGCCAGCAGAATCAAGGTCGTGCCGAAGAGTCGGCTATCCGCCGGGACCTGCGCGGCAAGCAGGACGGCGTCGTGTGATTTCTGGGCGTTCAGGGCGCTCTGCGCGGCCCAATGGAGGCGATAATCCTCGAGCACCTCGACCTTGGATTCCAACGCCTTAAACTGAGACAGGGCGGTCTCAAAGTCGCCGGCGCGCAGGTTGAGGTAGCCCGAGAGAAGTTCGAAATAGGGGTCTTCTTGCCCCGCTTTCTCCTCGCCTTTTTCGGATGCGCCCTCCAGCAAAAGCTGAGCGACCTTCCAACGCTCCCCAGCGATGGCGTCGCGGATGGCGTCGTCGACGCTCGGCGCATCCTTGTCAGTGGCTCCGGCATCGGCCTTGGTGGGGAAGCGACTGATGACGCGAAAGTTGCCGTCATTTCCGGCGCCCTGAACCCCGGCGGAAGCCTTGCCAGACTCCTGGGAGAAAGCGCCCGAAGGCACGGATGCGAGCAAAAAGGCGGCGCATAAGATCCCGAGCAATCGGACCCGGGACCGGGGAAAGAGGCTCCGTTGAAAATGCACGCTCGCGTCTCGCTTCTGCATCAATCTGTCCTGGGTAAAAACTCCTGAATCGCGCTGACCTTCCTCGTATCCCTCATCAGGCGCGCTCCCCTTATAGCACGGAAGCGCGCCGATGAAATTATTTTGCCTCGCCGCGCCCGCTCAGCGACGCAGCGCCCGCTCAGCGATGCCGCGCCAGCCAGAAGCGCACCCGAATGCCGCCGTTTTGGAAGCGGATATCTTCTTTGAAACGAAGGCTCGGGTGATTAGGTGTTATATCCGACGGCAACAGCAGCGCGAGTCGCCAGCCCTGGAAATGCTCGGCGAATCGGTCAATCAGAATCTGATACGCCTTGCGCGGGCCGCTGCCCTGAGTCAAGCGCTCGCCATAGGGCGGGTTGGCGATGACCGTGCCGGCCGCCTCGCAGGGCGGCAGGAACTCGGAGATGTCGGCCTGGCGAATCTCGGCGCATCCGCGGACGCCGGCGAGCTCGGCGTTTTGGCGCGCGGCCTGAACGGCGTCGGGGTTCGCGTCAAAGCCGTAGAAACGCACCGCCTCGCAGGCATGGGTTCGTTGGCGACCACAATTGACGACATCGTCCCAGAGGGGCTGGCGAAAGTTGGCCCAGCGCTGGAAAGCGAAGTCGCGCATATCGCCGGGCGCGCGTTTATTGGCCAGCCATGCGCCCTCGACCAGGAAGGTGCCGGAGCCGCAGAATGGGTCGACCAACGGCTTTCGATGCACCCAGCCGCTGCGAATCAGAAGGGCCGCGGCGGTGGTCTCGCGAATCGGCGCCTCCACCGCGTGTTGGCGCCACCCGCGCTTATAAAGATGCTCGCCGGAGGAATCCAGGCTTAGCTCACAGCGGTCGTCGTTGAGCCGCGCGAGCACGAGCTGCGCGCTGCCGTCAATTTTGTCGATGATCTGCGGGGCGGCGACCTTCAAATCGTCCTCGAAATGCTCGCGAAGGCCGTGGCCGACGGTGTCCGAGATGCGGTCGGAGTGCATTAAATGAGACTCACGCGCCGCGCCGCGCACGAAGACGCGATTGGCCCCGCTGAGCAGGCGCTCCCAGCTATAGCGGCGCGTTTTATTATAGAGCTCGGGGAAGTCGCGGGCGCGGAATTCGTCCACGCGAAGGAAGACGCGGTTGGCGCAGCGAAGTTCATAATTCGCGCGATAAAAGACGCGATGGGTCGCGTCAAACTCGACGCCGCCGGTGACTTTTTCGATCTTACGCCCGCCGATTGCTTTAACCTCATCGGCAAGTTCATCTTCGAAACCGGGCAGAGTCGTGGCGAAATAACGTTGGCTCATAGAAATAGGCTGGCTTGGAAAGGTGTTGTTGAACGGTCGTGACGCCCTGGGCCACACGATTCGGGCCCGGGCAGGAAGGCTCAGGTTATACTGCTCGACGACGAGAACCAACAAGCATCTTTCAAGCTATATATTTGGGCTCAAAACGCTTATAAAAGCACATCTTCAATCAACAGACAGCGAGCCAAAACCATCGCGCTCGGCGTCCTCGCCGAAGCACTTCCTATAACCTCCTGGCAACGCATGAACATTCCGAGATCCGCAGGCGTACTCCTACACCCCAGCAGTCTCCCGGGGCCCGATGGCATTGGCACGCTTGGGGCGCAGGCGCGCCGCTTCGTGGACCGATTGGCCGAGGCAAACCAGCGCTGGTGGCAAATCCTACCACTAAACCCACCCGGTCCCGGCGCCTCGCCCTACTCCTCGCCGTCGGCCTTTGCGATCAATACGATGCTTGTCGACCTGCCTCGATTGAGCGAGGCGGGCTGGCTTGAACCTGCTGAAATCGACGAATTCCACAAAACAATCAACACCTTAAACGACCACGCGGGCCGATGTGCGTTTTGGGAAGTTGAGCGCGAGAAGGGAGCGCTCCTGGGGCGCGCGTTTGAGCGATGGGCCGGCGACGCCTCCGATCAAGCCCGCGCCGAGGTCGACGCCTTCGCCGCCGCCGAAGCCTATTGGCTGGCAGACTATGCCCTCTATGTTGCGCTCAAAAATCAATTTAAGGGAAAGAGTTGGCGCGATTGGCCGGCCGAATTCGTCCGGCGCGATGAAGCGGCGCTTGAGCGGGCGCGCGCCGCCCACGCCGAGGAGATTCGGCGCGTAGAATTCGAGCAATGGGTCGCCCGCGCGCAGTGGCAGGCGTTGCGCGACTACGCGGGCAAAAAGGGGGTGAAGCTCATCGGTGATATCCCCATATTTGTCGCGATGGACAGCGCCGACGCCTGGGCGCATCGCGAGATATTCCAGCTCGACGCGGCGGGCAAGGCGACCGAGGTTTCGGGCGTGCCCCCGGATTATTTTAGCAAGGACGGCCAGAAATGGGGCAATCCTCTCTATGATTGGGAGGCGGTCGCGGCCCAGGATTATCGCTGGTGGCTCGCCCGCGTGGGCAGCGCGCTGGCGACGGTGGATATGATTCGCATCGATCATTTCCGCGGCTTCGAGGCCTATTGGGCGGTGCCGGCGGAGGCCGAGACCGCGGTCGATGGGCGCTGGCGCCCGGGCCCCGGGGACGCTTTCTTTGAGGCGATTCGGGCCGAATTCGGCGAAGCGCCGTTTATCGCAGAAGACCTCGGGCTGATCACGCCGGAGGTTATCGCGCTGCGCGACCGCCACAAATTACCCGGCATGAAGGTGCTCCAATTCGCCAATTTTGATGACCCAAAGCATATCTTTATGCCGCCAAATTATACCGAGAACTTCGTCGCCTATACCGGCACCCACGAT encodes:
- a CDS encoding transglycosylase SLT domain-containing protein, with translation MQKRDASVHFQRSLFPRSRVRLLGILCAAFLLASVPSGAFSQESGKASAGVQGAGNDGNFRVISRFPTKADAGATDKDAPSVDDAIRDAIAGERWKVAQLLLEGASEKGEEKAGQEDPYFELLSGYLNLRAGDFETALSQFKALESKVEVLEDYRLHWAAQSALNAQKSHDAVLLAAQVPADSRLFGTTLILLADALAKSDTDADLARAIKTLEIYLKKYPNGRSAESGRLLLAQSLEKSQKWERAGEAYLEILEKHPLNSSASTATARLKSLRRQLSPGLQKKIATPTLERRFSRWRALFDSHRSEEVIAEVSPALAQLKGKSGKALEQRCEALYLVAQSHTKLRHHRDGSQWYTRILDECADTSYALRALYVGGKGFWNSGQQDKALDWFARIAKDYSKHSFADDAMYFSARILREQGKLEAARQMLQSQVDRYPKGDMAKDARWLLVRELFAQKDYKKAVDYIDGLSETGEDDLYTRGRMAYFRARALELIAEGKPEATAAAEKAYREVVDAYPLSYFAYLAINRVALIHEAKSGKSAAAQHDPRITDLCTIEGAKVCGYISAKDSPEVVIDPDLREAPHFKKGNELLRLGLVSIAEREFQALRRSHASSDNLWAMTYLLDAARAYRVSHDLPRRHIEGWGTNYPRSAEDSHWSLAFPRPFEQSVGVFANQRDLPPAIVYAIMREESGFNPQIESWANARGLLQLMEATARNSAKTDGLKDFSAAQLFDPEVNIRLGTAYIAELGEQVDKHPALMIAGYNGGYTNVSRWLRERGDLPLDLWVEDIPYGQTRNYTKRVLASFWSYAWLYGSDRVPPINFTLPAAK
- a CDS encoding THUMP domain-containing class I SAM-dependent RNA methyltransferase — encoded protein: MSQRYFATTLPGFEDELADEVKAIGGRKIEKVTGGVEFDATHRVFYRANYELRCANRVFLRVDEFRARDFPELYNKTRRYSWERLLSGANRVFVRGAARESHLMHSDRISDTVGHGLREHFEDDLKVAAPQIIDKIDGSAQLVLARLNDDRCELSLDSSGEHLYKRGWRQHAVEAPIRETTAAALLIRSGWVHRKPLVDPFCGSGTFLVEGAWLANKRAPGDMRDFAFQRWANFRQPLWDDVVNCGRQRTHACEAVRFYGFDANPDAVQAARQNAELAGVRGCAEIRQADISEFLPPCEAAGTVIANPPYGERLTQGSGPRKAYQILIDRFAEHFQGWRLALLLPSDITPNHPSLRFKEDIRFQNGGIRVRFWLARHR
- the malQ gene encoding 4-alpha-glucanotransferase; translation: MNIPRSAGVLLHPSSLPGPDGIGTLGAQARRFVDRLAEANQRWWQILPLNPPGPGASPYSSPSAFAINTMLVDLPRLSEAGWLEPAEIDEFHKTINTLNDHAGRCAFWEVEREKGALLGRAFERWAGDASDQARAEVDAFAAAEAYWLADYALYVALKNQFKGKSWRDWPAEFVRRDEAALERARAAHAEEIRRVEFEQWVARAQWQALRDYAGKKGVKLIGDIPIFVAMDSADAWAHREIFQLDAAGKATEVSGVPPDYFSKDGQKWGNPLYDWEAVAAQDYRWWLARVGSALATVDMIRIDHFRGFEAYWAVPAEAETAVDGRWRPGPGDAFFEAIRAEFGEAPFIAEDLGLITPEVIALRDRHKLPGMKVLQFANFDDPKHIFMPPNYTENFVAYTGTHDNDTTAGWYAEQDAAARHSIRTFLRSADEDVVRKMCEAVFESAAALAILPAQDIFQLGGDARMNDPSGRHPSWGWRIDADLLADSPDWKWYAKLTKTSGRA